The following are from one region of the Paenibacillus protaetiae genome:
- a CDS encoding DEAD/DEAH box helicase: MRAFIGAGAEPPVIDGYWHSGKQSIVLQEARRPEAAARLKQVLFAWHKPSWYGADVEETAIDGRNGLLVPPLLALDYLAAPKPVRLLRLEWTEEAKRLQAAASMIRHALLNGWYIPDWGRWSDSARAWKLAFPEQEIRLQQVWQNMLQASRSEAAAINEWLTYAVEAAIHESRPAQDAYRQIEAAQGESVVRHKSADEEDWLVAIGIRKDNLPFRVALQLVEPNEERGWRLRPALQSREGGEWLPLRRDAQEAAGWRYAEAGAIPEEWLPLLPAKMAKEQAKWLAALPEWEDKLDPAHLKLILSDHEAWQFMETFSIKLLEGGSPVLLPGWWEAVRSRKLRLKAKMKSSVGSAAEPMFGLNQIVQFDWKLAVGNVDLTEADFMRLAEENRRLANIGGEWVHLDPQDIEQIKLLMKRVGKKKGLTFRDVLEMHLHGGFSLDEDEPDERIVRAEVELNEHLTAWLSQLQQSSEIPLIDKPEHLHGELRPYQLQGVSWLLFLRRFGLGGVLADDMGLGKTIQFITYLAYVKEQENQRHGPSLLICPTSVIGNWQKELERFAPFLNVHVHYGPKRSKGPDFRQEIGDKDLVITSYSLAQLDEDDLSAVEWNALCLDEAQNIKNVYTKQSAAIRSMPAYHRIALTGTPMENRLTELWSIYDFINPGYLGSMNEFRKAVVNPIEKSRDEEQIKSLQRWVRPFMLRRVKKDPAIQLSLPDKYESKTFISLTAEQGAIYENIVSDLLEKLDTLGAMQRRGLILASLTRLKQLCDHPALLASQEGEKLWEEERSGKMTRLVEMVEEIAAEGERCLIFTQFVEMGSQIQRLLEQKLGSPIPYLHGGVPKQKRDEMIEGFQDSGIVCPAFVLSLKAGGTGLNLTAANHVFHFDRWWNPAVENQATDRAFRIGQTKKVQVHKFITLGTLEEKIDEMIDRKQSLNEQIVSQSEQWITELSTDELKELFSLRKDWLKG; encoded by the coding sequence ATGAGAGCATTTATCGGTGCTGGAGCTGAACCGCCGGTCATAGACGGTTATTGGCACAGCGGCAAGCAAAGCATCGTGCTGCAGGAAGCACGAAGGCCGGAAGCGGCGGCAAGGCTGAAGCAGGTACTATTTGCTTGGCATAAGCCGTCATGGTACGGAGCGGATGTAGAGGAGACCGCGATTGACGGGCGAAACGGGCTTCTGGTCCCTCCGCTGCTGGCGCTCGATTATTTGGCTGCCCCTAAGCCGGTCCGGCTGCTTCGGCTGGAATGGACGGAGGAGGCTAAACGGCTGCAGGCGGCGGCAAGCATGATTAGGCATGCGCTGCTGAACGGCTGGTATATACCGGATTGGGGGCGCTGGTCGGACTCGGCGAGAGCATGGAAGCTGGCGTTTCCCGAACAGGAGATCAGGCTGCAGCAGGTGTGGCAAAATATGCTGCAAGCTTCACGTTCGGAAGCGGCGGCGATCAATGAGTGGCTGACTTATGCGGTCGAAGCGGCGATCCATGAAAGCCGCCCGGCGCAGGACGCCTACCGGCAGATCGAAGCCGCCCAAGGCGAATCGGTTGTCCGGCATAAGTCCGCCGATGAGGAAGATTGGCTTGTTGCGATCGGCATCCGCAAAGATAATTTGCCTTTCCGGGTAGCGCTCCAGCTTGTTGAGCCTAATGAGGAGCGGGGCTGGCGGCTTCGCCCAGCCTTGCAAAGCCGTGAAGGCGGCGAATGGCTGCCGCTGCGCAGGGACGCGCAGGAAGCAGCCGGCTGGCGATATGCGGAAGCGGGCGCTATTCCGGAGGAATGGCTGCCGCTGCTGCCCGCCAAGATGGCCAAGGAGCAGGCCAAATGGCTTGCTGCGCTGCCGGAATGGGAGGATAAACTGGACCCGGCTCATTTAAAGCTGATTTTATCGGATCATGAAGCATGGCAGTTCATGGAGACTTTCAGCATCAAGCTGCTTGAAGGCGGGAGCCCCGTATTGCTGCCCGGCTGGTGGGAAGCGGTCCGTTCACGCAAGCTGAGGCTGAAGGCCAAGATGAAATCGTCGGTTGGTTCAGCGGCGGAACCGATGTTTGGCTTAAATCAAATTGTCCAATTCGACTGGAAGCTTGCGGTCGGCAACGTCGATTTGACGGAGGCGGACTTTATGCGGCTTGCAGAGGAGAACCGGCGGCTGGCCAACATTGGCGGCGAGTGGGTTCATTTGGACCCGCAGGATATCGAGCAGATCAAGCTGCTGATGAAGCGGGTCGGCAAAAAAAAGGGACTGACCTTCCGCGATGTGCTGGAGATGCATTTGCACGGAGGTTTTTCGCTGGATGAAGACGAGCCGGATGAGAGGATCGTGCGGGCGGAAGTTGAGCTGAACGAGCATTTGACAGCGTGGCTGTCGCAGCTTCAGCAATCGTCGGAAATTCCGCTCATCGACAAGCCGGAGCATCTGCACGGCGAATTGCGGCCGTACCAGCTCCAGGGTGTCAGCTGGCTTTTGTTTTTGCGCCGGTTTGGGCTTGGCGGCGTTTTGGCCGATGATATGGGCCTTGGCAAAACCATTCAGTTCATAACCTATTTGGCTTATGTGAAGGAACAGGAAAATCAGCGGCACGGGCCGTCGCTCCTTATATGCCCGACCTCGGTCATCGGCAACTGGCAAAAGGAGCTGGAGCGGTTTGCACCGTTCTTGAATGTTCATGTTCATTATGGGCCTAAAAGAAGCAAAGGGCCGGATTTCCGCCAAGAAATCGGAGATAAGGATCTGGTCATTACGTCGTATTCGCTGGCGCAGCTCGATGAAGATGATTTATCGGCTGTGGAGTGGAATGCGTTATGCCTGGATGAAGCGCAAAATATTAAAAACGTATATACGAAGCAGTCGGCGGCAATCCGTTCGATGCCTGCCTACCATCGGATCGCTTTAACCGGCACCCCGATGGAAAACCGGCTTACCGAGCTGTGGTCCATTTATGATTTTATTAATCCCGGCTATTTGGGCAGCATGAATGAATTCCGCAAAGCTGTTGTGAATCCGATCGAAAAATCGCGTGACGAGGAGCAGATCAAGTCGCTCCAGCGCTGGGTGCGGCCGTTTATGCTGCGTCGGGTGAAAAAGGACCCGGCTATCCAGCTGTCACTGCCTGACAAATACGAGTCCAAAACGTTTATTTCGCTGACGGCCGAGCAAGGCGCTATTTACGAGAATATTGTATCCGACCTGCTGGAGAAGCTTGATACGTTAGGCGCCATGCAGCGCCGGGGACTGATTCTTGCATCGCTGACGCGGCTGAAGCAGCTGTGCGACCATCCGGCGCTGCTTGCTTCCCAGGAAGGGGAGAAGCTTTGGGAAGAAGAACGTTCCGGCAAAATGACCCGGCTTGTGGAAATGGTCGAGGAAATTGCAGCTGAAGGGGAACGGTGCCTCATCTTTACCCAATTTGTAGAAATGGGCAGCCAAATTCAGCGCCTGCTGGAGCAGAAGCTTGGCTCGCCGATTCCTTATTTGCACGGCGGCGTGCCGAAGCAGAAACGGGATGAAATGATCGAAGGCTTTCAGGATTCCGGCATCGTCTGCCCGGCTTTTGTGCTATCGCTGAAGGCGGGCGGAACCGGCCTGAACTTAACGGCCGCGAACCATGTGTTCCATTTCGACCGGTGGTGGAATCCTGCCGTGGAAAATCAGGCGACCGACCGGGCGTTCCGGATCGGGCAGACGAAAAAGGTGCAGGTGCACAAGTTTATTACGCTTGGCACGCTGGAAGAAAAAATTGATGAAATGATAGACCGGAAGCAGTCGCTAAACGAACAGATCGTCAGCCAATCGGAGCAGTGGATAACCGAACTGTCGACTGATGAGCTGAAGGAGCTGTTCTCGCTGCGCAAAGACTGGCTGAAAGGATAG
- a CDS encoding restriction endonuclease subunit S translates to MSRETAYMQMLKASVSMQRNMAIILEAKAYESEKARNWICGHYSPDSFEDEEQQLKQSLQVHDQIVELIEGVTKYSQGMVAMLRAVMQSDDDENESSGYYGGGRRG, encoded by the coding sequence GTGAGCCGTGAAACAGCTTATATGCAGATGCTGAAAGCTTCTGTAAGCATGCAGCGCAATATGGCAATTATATTGGAAGCCAAAGCTTATGAATCGGAAAAAGCGAGAAACTGGATTTGCGGGCATTACTCTCCGGACTCATTTGAAGATGAGGAGCAGCAGCTGAAACAGTCTTTGCAGGTGCATGACCAGATCGTAGAGTTAATAGAAGGCGTTACGAAATACAGCCAAGGTATGGTGGCGATGCTGCGGGCTGTGATGCAATCGGACGACGACGAGAATGAAAGTTCCGGCTACTACGGCGGCGGCAGAAGAGGTTAA
- a CDS encoding ketoacyl-ACP synthase III — protein sequence MTTTVPGSAFRSNAIISAIGSYTPSRVLTNRDLESIVDTSDEWIVRVTGMRERHIAADNEYTSDMIFAAVRNMISRYPVKLDDVDYILVATSTPDTFFPSMAARVQAEFQIGPCGSADIQAACAGLTTAMQLANGLLLSGIFRKILVIGADALSKITDYTDRTTCVLFGDGAGALLMEASPDGQGDVLAAYAETDGTGGKHLYRSSLTDQIGGHPITANGKIVQNGREVYRWATGKVSESIQRFMADNGFASEHIDWFIPHSANMRIIDLLCEKTGIPKERTLSSVEFNGNTSAASIMLALDEGVRNGSVKAGQKLLLYGFGGGLTQAGVIVNWSI from the coding sequence ATGACAACAACAGTTCCCGGTTCCGCTTTCCGCTCCAATGCCATCATCAGCGCCATTGGCAGCTATACGCCAAGCCGCGTCCTGACAAACCGCGATTTGGAGTCGATCGTAGACACAAGCGATGAATGGATCGTACGCGTAACCGGCATGAGAGAAAGACATATCGCCGCGGATAATGAATATACAAGCGACATGATATTTGCCGCCGTTCGCAACATGATAAGCCGTTACCCGGTCAAACTGGACGATGTGGATTATATACTGGTTGCAACGTCAACCCCCGATACCTTTTTCCCGAGCATGGCCGCCCGGGTGCAGGCCGAGTTCCAGATCGGCCCATGCGGCAGTGCCGACATTCAAGCCGCGTGCGCCGGGCTGACAACCGCTATGCAGCTTGCCAACGGGCTGCTGCTGTCCGGCATTTTCCGGAAAATTCTTGTTATAGGCGCCGACGCATTGTCCAAAATAACCGATTATACGGACCGTACGACTTGCGTGCTGTTTGGCGACGGAGCCGGCGCGCTGTTAATGGAAGCTTCGCCGGACGGGCAAGGGGATGTGCTTGCCGCATACGCCGAAACGGACGGAACAGGCGGCAAACATTTGTACCGCAGCAGCTTGACCGATCAAATTGGCGGACATCCGATTACGGCAAACGGCAAAATCGTGCAAAACGGCCGCGAGGTTTACCGCTGGGCAACCGGCAAAGTTTCGGAAAGCATCCAGCGCTTTATGGCGGATAACGGATTCGCAAGCGAACATATTGACTGGTTTATTCCGCATAGCGCCAACATGCGCATTATCGACCTGCTTTGCGAAAAAACCGGCATTCCAAAAGAGCGGACCTTATCCAGCGTGGAATTTAACGGCAATACTTCCGCCGCCTCGATTATGCTGGCGCTTGACGAAGGCGTACGGAACGGGAGCGTCAAAGCCGGCCAGAAGCTGCTGCTTTACGGATTTGGCGGCGGCTTAACCCAAGCGGGCGTTATCGTAAACTGGTCGATTTAA
- a CDS encoding SWIM zinc finger family protein — MNILLRLDESLQGRLEASIGEQISDEIVIRGWDYFMNDRVLSLKLIDGDTLFASVHGAGEMYMVGLDAGQFKYSTCTCPQDNPCEHMAAVYFAYTRNAFGEDEAKHAYSRLRNGGAEAAGRHKAQPQRSGLSPAGRPQEAHPDQWLEWMKQEHGEEWRKCHHSLHALQPVLQSLKGSARDWERPLQRIHWMLAVAFVLDQAERAINSVDSFSRYYHEMSFARMAEPWVEHYYALALELSPESMGHDELEWIQFLKEYVKKRALGTERTLFEWTYLYMAICEKMSQQPGWRDREQHALEQTAALGAAEVNLSFIRTALAMMSFFVKEDSKALAYLDQTEFDKIQSIVYPCASQRLDEQDWELFGQWMAFIYERIRSSRNSRTIASFVTLCRAADVDQPSNPVWTRYMTDLLPYSYIELSEHWLSVHKYEEWADLQLLMGIHPDDMDAQDVKDVMKAAPAIMIPLYHQAAEDWIAARNRQGYKLAVKQLKKLERLYKAEKLSDVWQRYLDNLIHRFGRLRALQEELRKGKFIP; from the coding sequence GTGAACATCTTGCTCAGACTTGATGAATCGTTGCAGGGGCGGCTGGAAGCTTCGATCGGAGAACAAATAAGCGATGAGATTGTCATCCGCGGCTGGGATTATTTCATGAATGATCGTGTGCTGAGCTTGAAGCTTATCGATGGAGATACTTTATTTGCAAGCGTCCATGGCGCAGGCGAAATGTATATGGTGGGGCTTGATGCCGGCCAGTTCAAATACAGTACTTGCACCTGCCCCCAGGACAATCCTTGTGAACATATGGCGGCGGTTTATTTTGCTTATACGCGGAACGCGTTTGGAGAGGACGAAGCGAAGCATGCATACAGCCGGCTGAGAAACGGCGGGGCTGAGGCAGCCGGACGGCATAAGGCTCAGCCGCAGCGGAGCGGATTAAGTCCGGCCGGCAGGCCGCAAGAAGCCCATCCGGATCAGTGGCTGGAATGGATGAAGCAGGAGCATGGGGAGGAATGGCGCAAATGCCATCATTCCTTACATGCGCTTCAGCCCGTGCTTCAATCGCTGAAAGGAAGCGCCAGAGATTGGGAACGGCCGCTGCAGCGGATTCACTGGATGCTTGCGGTCGCCTTTGTGCTAGATCAGGCGGAACGGGCCATTAACTCGGTGGATTCGTTCAGCCGTTATTACCATGAAATGTCGTTTGCAAGAATGGCTGAGCCGTGGGTGGAACATTATTATGCCCTGGCTCTTGAGCTGTCTCCTGAAAGTATGGGGCACGACGAGCTGGAATGGATTCAATTTTTGAAGGAATATGTGAAGAAACGCGCGCTGGGCACGGAACGGACGTTATTCGAGTGGACTTATTTATATATGGCGATATGCGAAAAAATGTCGCAGCAGCCGGGCTGGCGCGACAGGGAGCAGCATGCGCTGGAGCAGACGGCTGCGCTGGGAGCAGCGGAAGTCAATCTGTCGTTTATCCGGACAGCGCTCGCGATGATGTCTTTTTTCGTGAAGGAAGACAGCAAGGCGCTCGCTTATTTGGATCAGACGGAATTTGACAAAATCCAATCTATTGTATATCCATGCGCTTCACAACGGCTGGATGAACAAGATTGGGAATTGTTCGGGCAATGGATGGCGTTTATTTACGAGCGCATCCGCAGCTCCCGCAACTCGCGTACGATAGCATCCTTCGTCACGTTATGCCGGGCGGCGGATGTGGATCAGCCTTCGAACCCGGTCTGGACGCGCTATATGACCGATCTGCTGCCGTATTCGTATATAGAGCTTTCCGAGCATTGGCTGTCGGTGCATAAGTACGAGGAATGGGCGGATCTTCAGCTGCTTATGGGCATCCACCCGGACGATATGGACGCCCAGGATGTCAAAGATGTGATGAAAGCAGCTCCTGCGATTATGATTCCGCTGTACCATCAAGCGGCGGAAGACTGGATCGCCGCCCGGAACAGGCAAGGCTACAAGCTGGCGGTGAAGCAGCTGAAAAAGCTGGAGCGATTATATAAAGCGGAGAAGCTGTCCGATGTCTGGCAGCGATATTTAGATAACCTTATTCACAGGTTTGGACGGCTGCGCGCGCTGCAGGAAGAACTGAGGAAAGGAAAATTTATACCATGA
- a CDS encoding sensor histidine kinase, translating into MQRNSWLVAISVIVIVILLNNIAYYFLTKHSLEESLEQEMTSVAKQIEISLELSRLGSAEYEDQIGRELRADSIAAQYALDPDVEKVTNKQLSELSSKLGIDHITLMKRTGDDIIFYKSSDPNEIGHGTKSMAPWFTIFNQLFDEKAVSVNWLGQTLPFFWTGPYETATTDIDHIYKWGYYYDGTTNYIIDPYVGYKRLKDYEDKTGVSRIIEQTIEQNDSLLEVSVINPKTFDKGSFDTITSDGKTLEHIVQKPIVYGSYNYRFDDDAQNILKAYHTGQTVRVDKKKDGEQLFKMFIPVSIDGKQLNMVDDQGQQLDGYVLSLVSDKHVIQNKLDKQFMSLGLIIIAVTGLSIVIAVFFMRYYRLSQDKAVQVTQMTYADEINQMFQAIRGQRHDFLNHVQTIYALAELRKSEELLAYAKELTGEIRAMNDIINIGNPAIAALIRSKLSQAEAFHIQLDCKLGGLTKLGMGIRTLDLNRMIGNLIDNAFDEVLKFPEEQRLITLASNQEDGWLEIRISNICMQADQVAGQPIFNPGYSTKQGGTKVWGCLS; encoded by the coding sequence ATGCAGCGCAATAGTTGGCTCGTGGCGATCAGTGTTATTGTTATCGTTATTTTATTAAATAATATCGCCTATTATTTTCTGACCAAACATTCTCTCGAAGAGTCGCTGGAGCAAGAAATGACTTCCGTTGCAAAGCAGATCGAGATTTCGCTTGAGCTGTCCCGGTTGGGTTCGGCGGAGTATGAAGACCAGATCGGCCGGGAACTTCGGGCGGATTCAATTGCGGCGCAATATGCGCTTGATCCCGATGTGGAAAAAGTAACCAACAAACAGCTCAGCGAGCTTAGCAGCAAGCTGGGCATCGACCATATAACATTAATGAAGCGGACCGGCGACGATATTATTTTCTACAAATCATCTGATCCGAATGAAATCGGCCACGGCACCAAAAGCATGGCGCCATGGTTTACGATATTTAACCAGCTGTTCGACGAGAAGGCGGTTTCGGTCAACTGGCTGGGCCAGACGCTGCCTTTTTTCTGGACTGGCCCTTATGAAACGGCTACGACCGATATCGACCATATTTATAAGTGGGGATACTATTACGACGGTACAACCAACTATATAATCGATCCTTATGTCGGCTACAAAAGGCTTAAAGATTACGAAGATAAAACAGGCGTCAGCCGGATTATCGAACAAACCATTGAGCAAAATGACTCGCTGCTGGAAGTGTCGGTTATTAATCCCAAAACGTTTGACAAAGGAAGCTTCGATACGATCACTTCTGACGGCAAAACGCTGGAGCATATCGTGCAAAAGCCGATCGTATACGGCTCGTATAACTACAGGTTTGACGATGACGCCCAGAACATCCTGAAGGCGTACCATACCGGTCAAACGGTGCGCGTCGATAAAAAGAAAGACGGCGAGCAGCTGTTCAAAATGTTTATCCCCGTGTCGATTGACGGGAAGCAGCTGAATATGGTCGATGATCAAGGCCAGCAGCTGGATGGATATGTGCTGTCGCTTGTCTCCGACAAGCATGTCATTCAAAATAAGCTGGACAAGCAGTTTATGAGCTTGGGCCTCATCATTATTGCCGTAACCGGCTTGAGTATTGTAATAGCGGTGTTTTTTATGCGTTATTACCGCCTGTCGCAGGATAAAGCCGTACAAGTGACGCAAATGACGTATGCGGATGAAATTAATCAAATGTTCCAGGCGATACGGGGACAGCGGCATGATTTTCTGAATCATGTACAAACGATCTACGCGCTTGCGGAATTGCGCAAGTCGGAAGAACTGCTTGCTTATGCAAAAGAGCTTACGGGCGAAATCAGGGCGATGAACGATATTATCAATATCGGCAACCCGGCTATCGCCGCGCTTATCCGATCCAAATTATCGCAGGCGGAAGCGTTCCATATTCAGCTTGATTGCAAGCTCGGAGGGCTGACGAAGCTTGGCATGGGGATACGCACGCTGGATTTGAACCGGATGATCGGCAACCTGATCGACAATGCTTTTGACGAGGTGCTGAAGTTTCCGGAGGAGCAGCGGCTGATTACGCTTGCCAGCAATCAGGAGGACGGCTGGCTGGAAATCCGGATCAGCAACATCTGCATGCAGGCGGATCAAGTGGCCGGCCAGCCGATCTTTAATCCCGGGTATTCGACCAAGCAAGGGGGCACCAAGGTTTGGGGCTGTCTATCGTGA
- a CDS encoding tetratricopeptide repeat protein: protein MGKLFLGFVLLSWLTGSPVIAIIIILVILYLLDRRFVGLTPSIVKPVRRLQRISNLKKRIQLSPSDVSSKLELARLLMERKQFKAAGELLVPLQETMSESAEYLDDLGYCYLETGAPDKGEAAIRAALQINPRVKYGAPYLRLASFNAKSDTSKALQDLRRFQEIQSSSCESYLRLADLYRSLGQEGDAKAAVDEGLRTYSLLPRYKRRTERAWFLRLWLRKTFRS, encoded by the coding sequence ATGGGCAAGCTGTTTCTTGGGTTTGTGCTGCTTTCCTGGCTGACTGGCAGCCCGGTAATTGCAATTATCATTATCCTTGTTATTCTTTATTTGCTCGACCGCCGATTCGTCGGCTTGACGCCCAGCATTGTCAAACCTGTCCGCCGTTTGCAGCGGATCAGCAATCTGAAGAAACGGATTCAATTGTCGCCAAGCGATGTATCCTCCAAGCTGGAGCTGGCCAGATTGCTCATGGAACGGAAACAATTCAAGGCGGCGGGAGAACTGCTTGTGCCGCTGCAGGAAACGATGAGCGAATCTGCCGAATACCTGGACGACTTGGGTTATTGTTATTTGGAAACCGGAGCGCCGGACAAAGGAGAAGCCGCTATCCGCGCTGCTCTGCAGATTAATCCCCGCGTCAAATACGGAGCGCCCTATTTGCGGTTAGCTTCCTTTAATGCCAAAAGCGATACGTCCAAAGCTTTGCAAGATTTGCGCCGGTTTCAGGAGATTCAGTCTTCCTCATGCGAATCTTATTTGAGGCTGGCTGATCTGTACCGCAGCCTGGGCCAAGAAGGCGACGCGAAAGCTGCTGTCGATGAAGGCTTGCGGACGTACAGTTTGTTGCCGCGATACAAAAGAAGAACGGAGCGCGCCTGGTTTCTCCGGCTGTGGCTGCGTAAAACGTTCCGTTCTTGA
- a CDS encoding nucleoside-diphosphate sugar epimerase, whose translation MQQQVTELIEHMSHSHLQLARMLEAERDVVIRMAEIVLDLPDEGPDLGEDGLMDSAQMLTQSVVSYLASMAELQETLAVHMQYLMKEMKPAGEDDEE comes from the coding sequence ATGCAGCAGCAAGTAACCGAACTGATTGAGCATATGTCGCACAGCCACCTTCAACTGGCTCGCATGCTTGAAGCTGAACGGGATGTTGTAATCAGAATGGCGGAAATTGTGCTGGATTTGCCCGACGAAGGACCGGATCTTGGCGAAGACGGGCTGATGGATTCTGCGCAGATGCTGACGCAAAGCGTTGTCTCTTATTTGGCGAGCATGGCTGAACTGCAGGAAACATTAGCTGTCCATATGCAATATTTAATGAAAGAGATGAAGCCGGCTGGCGAAGACGACGAAGAATAG
- a CDS encoding YhcN/YlaJ family sporulation lipoprotein encodes MMIKEREKGLMKKTIAFFSAFLLLGGMLSGCASNQGHLGNRELEDVRPNSVRYDANGNTIWAKRFANDQLNEQNRVGGRRLNNNNIVGKHDNYRIEMNDVMAKAIENKFGFSMVNVLLTDNHAYVAVSPKGAYKSQSAPAGRTKASYMNPDRMLSLPGAQDSSNYRLRTNGMYDARNNGIYDPRPASSPDAAGQTAIGEQGLTEQQKSGIAAEVKRMKPSVNQVYISSKADFVHRLAAYAEDQRSGQSIQGYIAEFNAMAERVFPVPTRQGVVNNRSVQGKTPLIYD; translated from the coding sequence ATGATGATAAAGGAGCGTGAAAAAGGCCTCATGAAAAAAACGATTGCATTCTTTTCCGCTTTTCTTTTACTTGGCGGCATGCTGTCCGGCTGCGCCTCCAATCAAGGCCATCTGGGCAACCGGGAGCTGGAAGATGTCCGCCCCAACAGCGTCCGCTATGACGCTAACGGCAATACGATATGGGCGAAGCGGTTCGCCAATGATCAGCTGAATGAGCAAAACCGCGTCGGCGGGCGCCGTTTGAATAACAATAATATTGTTGGCAAACATGACAATTACCGGATTGAAATGAACGATGTAATGGCGAAAGCAATCGAAAATAAATTTGGCTTCAGCATGGTAAACGTGCTTTTGACGGACAATCACGCATACGTTGCCGTATCGCCAAAGGGTGCTTATAAATCCCAATCGGCGCCGGCAGGCAGAACGAAGGCGAGCTACATGAACCCGGACCGTATGCTGAGCTTGCCCGGGGCACAGGATTCGAGCAATTACCGCCTCCGTACGAACGGTATGTATGATGCCCGCAACAACGGCATTTACGACCCGCGTCCCGCTTCTTCGCCTGATGCCGCCGGACAGACGGCAATCGGGGAGCAAGGTTTAACGGAGCAGCAAAAAAGCGGCATCGCCGCAGAGGTGAAACGGATGAAGCCCAGCGTAAACCAAGTGTATATTTCTTCCAAAGCAGATTTCGTGCACCGGCTGGCTGCCTATGCGGAAGATCAGCGTTCCGGCCAATCGATTCAAGGCTATATCGCCGAATTTAACGCAATGGCCGAACGGGTTTTTCCGGTACCGACGAGGCAAGGCGTCGTTAACAACCGTTCCGTACAAGGAAAGACGCCGCTTATATACGATTAA
- a CDS encoding helix-turn-helix domain-containing protein, whose translation MKGSDHKSKFLLTHREREVFELLVQDKTTRDIAQQLFISEKTVRNHISNVMQKLNVKGRSQAVVELIKLGELQI comes from the coding sequence TTGAAAGGCAGCGACCATAAGAGCAAATTTTTATTGACGCATCGTGAACGTGAGGTATTCGAGCTCTTAGTGCAGGACAAAACAACTAGAGATATTGCGCAGCAATTGTTTATCAGCGAGAAGACCGTACGTAATCATATTTCCAACGTTATGCAGAAATTGAATGTTAAGGGTCGTTCACAAGCGGTTGTTGAACTGATTAAGCTTGGGGAATTACAAATCTAA